The Pedobacter roseus genome contains a region encoding:
- a CDS encoding DEAD/DEAH box helicase, producing MSEQVTAQQLSEQHPYDYILKDFNLKDLSQVVILKHLSGLIHTDVKGFYQLFPEQIEIDYAAFSDEASGLAFPIVQLQQNDNSVKLSCRCAAPKNKLCEHQARVLYNILQRQELLIFFDANLRRQKLAKIAVDYGLEKENDFDLLFNLRYENGQLDIRPKMDALQPFNKEAQQNLQELLLPPANAKVKLQSKSDKAKMILVLGQHRYYNNLVVELFEAETTKSGKVKNPIKSVNPNDLLFKTDDHDLVKFYSGITTFQQNYNADQNDAEIEALRAIVKNPQRISFYLQDSKQSSAIQASTITAVNVHLLEVDLRLSVNQRDDYYEITGRLIIEGKSYELDNLVLVHQYFVKLKDQLYLIGRLDFLRVIGFFQKQSNRLILHKTKYPEFQKTILVPLEGSIHVDYSYLKPATKSQIEEKGFDLENEQLIYLSESEDYILLTPVMRYGNLEIPVLSKKQIQAKDKLGNIFKLARDEQAELQFISNVIRSHPYFYEQMENDFLFEQNSYDSFYLHRKRFLEAAWFLEAFEVWRNKGIHILGFNQLKNNKLSEFQAKINIEVLSGTDWFETKVKVKFGKQQVALKLLHKSIRNKSKFVTLDDGTQGILPDEWIEKFAAYFSAGELTEEAIITPKIKFASINELYEDALLDGEVKNELKLYKQKFEGTDSIQEVEVPKGLTATLRHYQKDGLNWLNFLDDFNFGACLADDMGLGKTIQILAFILSQREKVEHNTNLVVVPASLIFNWKAEVEKFAPSIKVKTIYAGERTKTTDTFDDYEIILTSYGTLLSDIRFLKDYRFNYIFLDESQLIKNPDSQRYKAVRMLQSRNKVVMTGTPIENNTFDLYGQLSFACPGLFGSKQQFADLYSTPIDQFKDSRRAEELQKKIRPFILRRNKEQVAKELPDKTEIVLYCEMGEEQREVYEANKKEIQDFILGKQEDDLPKSSMHVLKSITTLRQICNSAALLADGKSYLQASSKIDVLMEQIESKAGNHKILVFSQFVTMLDLIKKQLQNRGIRYEYLTGQTRKREEVVTSFQQNADIPVFLISLKAGGTGLNLTEADYVYLVDPWWNPAVENQAIDRAYRIGQHKNVMAVRLICPDTIEEKIMKLQATKKDLVKDLIQTDGSLFKNMTKKELLGLLS from the coding sequence ATGAGTGAACAGGTAACAGCGCAGCAGCTTTCAGAACAACATCCTTACGATTATATTTTAAAGGATTTTAACCTGAAAGATCTGAGTCAGGTTGTTATTCTTAAACATTTAAGCGGATTGATTCATACCGATGTTAAAGGCTTTTACCAGCTTTTTCCGGAGCAGATAGAGATTGATTATGCCGCTTTTAGCGATGAAGCATCTGGATTAGCCTTTCCAATTGTTCAGCTGCAGCAAAATGATAATTCGGTAAAACTTTCTTGTCGTTGTGCTGCGCCAAAAAATAAACTCTGCGAACATCAGGCTCGGGTTTTGTACAATATTCTTCAACGTCAGGAATTACTGATTTTCTTTGATGCTAATCTCCGCAGGCAAAAGCTGGCCAAAATTGCGGTCGATTACGGATTGGAAAAGGAAAATGATTTCGATCTTTTGTTCAACCTCCGGTACGAAAACGGTCAGTTAGATATTCGCCCAAAAATGGATGCCCTGCAACCATTTAATAAAGAAGCCCAGCAAAATTTACAGGAACTTTTATTGCCGCCAGCAAATGCTAAAGTAAAACTGCAGTCCAAAAGTGACAAGGCTAAAATGATTCTGGTATTGGGCCAACACCGCTATTACAACAATTTAGTGGTAGAATTATTCGAAGCTGAAACCACTAAAAGCGGCAAGGTTAAAAATCCCATTAAAAGCGTTAATCCAAATGACCTGCTTTTTAAAACCGACGATCATGATCTGGTGAAATTTTATAGTGGCATTACCACTTTTCAGCAGAATTACAATGCCGATCAGAATGATGCGGAGATAGAGGCTCTAAGGGCAATTGTAAAAAATCCTCAGCGAATCTCATTTTACCTGCAGGATAGTAAACAGTCATCCGCAATTCAGGCCTCAACCATTACGGCGGTTAATGTGCATTTACTGGAGGTAGATTTACGGCTTTCAGTAAACCAGCGTGATGATTATTATGAAATCACCGGTCGGTTGATTATTGAAGGCAAATCTTACGAGCTGGATAACCTGGTATTGGTACATCAATATTTTGTTAAACTAAAAGATCAGCTTTATTTGATCGGTAGACTAGATTTTCTACGTGTAATTGGTTTTTTTCAAAAGCAGAGTAACCGCTTAATCCTGCACAAAACAAAGTATCCGGAGTTTCAAAAAACAATTCTGGTTCCTTTAGAAGGCAGCATTCATGTCGATTATTCATATTTAAAACCGGCTACCAAAAGTCAGATTGAAGAAAAAGGTTTCGATCTCGAAAATGAGCAACTGATCTACCTTTCAGAATCTGAAGATTATATCCTCCTTACACCCGTAATGCGTTATGGGAACTTGGAGATACCTGTGTTGTCTAAAAAACAGATCCAGGCGAAGGATAAACTGGGAAATATTTTTAAACTTGCCCGTGATGAGCAGGCCGAACTTCAGTTTATTTCGAATGTAATCAGGTCGCATCCCTACTTTTATGAGCAGATGGAAAATGATTTCCTGTTTGAGCAAAATAGTTATGATTCATTTTATCTTCATCGAAAACGGTTTTTGGAAGCAGCCTGGTTTCTCGAAGCTTTTGAAGTTTGGCGGAATAAAGGCATTCATATTTTAGGCTTCAATCAGCTTAAAAATAATAAACTGAGCGAATTTCAGGCTAAAATCAATATCGAGGTATTGAGTGGAACTGATTGGTTTGAGACCAAAGTAAAAGTGAAATTCGGCAAACAACAGGTTGCACTGAAACTCCTGCATAAATCAATCAGGAACAAAAGCAAGTTCGTTACGCTTGACGACGGTACACAAGGGATACTGCCAGATGAGTGGATCGAAAAATTTGCGGCTTATTTTAGCGCAGGAGAACTTACCGAAGAAGCCATTATTACCCCAAAAATTAAATTTGCTTCCATAAACGAACTTTATGAAGATGCTTTGCTGGATGGGGAAGTAAAGAATGAATTGAAGCTGTACAAGCAAAAATTTGAAGGCACTGATTCAATTCAGGAGGTGGAAGTACCAAAAGGTTTAACCGCAACTTTGCGCCACTACCAGAAAGACGGTTTAAACTGGCTTAACTTTCTGGATGATTTTAATTTTGGCGCCTGCCTGGCCGATGATATGGGATTGGGTAAAACCATACAGATTTTGGCTTTCATTTTATCGCAGCGTGAAAAAGTAGAGCACAATACCAACCTCGTGGTGGTTCCGGCTTCATTAATCTTTAACTGGAAAGCAGAAGTAGAGAAATTTGCTCCCTCCATAAAGGTGAAAACCATTTATGCTGGCGAACGCACCAAAACCACTGATACTTTTGATGATTATGAAATCATTTTAACCTCTTACGGCACATTGTTGTCGGATATTCGCTTTTTAAAAGATTACCGCTTTAATTATATCTTTTTAGATGAATCGCAGTTGATCAAGAATCCAGATTCGCAGCGATATAAGGCCGTTCGCATGTTGCAATCGCGGAATAAAGTGGTGATGACGGGTACACCGATCGAAAACAATACTTTCGATCTGTATGGACAGCTGTCTTTTGCTTGTCCGGGGCTCTTCGGCAGTAAACAACAGTTTGCTGATTTATATTCTACCCCAATCGATCAGTTTAAGGATAGCCGGAGGGCTGAAGAATTGCAGAAAAAAATCAGGCCGTTTATTCTCCGCAGGAATAAAGAACAGGTGGCTAAAGAACTTCCTGATAAAACTGAAATTGTATTGTACTGTGAAATGGGAGAGGAGCAACGCGAGGTTTACGAAGCCAATAAAAAGGAAATCCAGGATTTTATTTTAGGTAAACAGGAAGATGACCTGCCTAAAAGCTCAATGCATGTACTCAAAAGCATCACCACCTTAAGGCAGATCTGTAATTCAGCCGCCTTATTGGCCGATGGAAAATCTTATTTACAAGCTTCCTCAAAAATTGATGTGCTGATGGAACAGATTGAAAGTAAGGCCGGTAATCATAAAATACTGGTTTTTTCTCAATTTGTGACCATGCTTGATCTCATTAAAAAGCAATTGCAAAACCGGGGAATCAGGTATGAATACCTTACGGGGCAAACGCGCAAAAGAGAAGAAGTGGTCACCTCTTTTCAGCAGAATGCCGACATCCCTGTTTTTCTGATCAGTTTAAAAGCAGGTGGAACGGGACTCAACTTAACGGAAGCTGATTATGTTTATCTCGTAGATCCATGGTGGAATCCTGCGGTAGAAAACCAGGCCATAGATCGGGCGTATCGAATCGGTCAGCATAAAAATGTAATGGCGGTGCGTTTAATCTGCCCTGATACCATCGAAGAAAAAATTATGAAACTACAGGCTACTAAAAAGGATCTGGTTAAAGATCTGATCCAGACTGACGGAAGTTTGTTTAAAAACATGACCAAGAAAGAATTATTGGGGTTGTTGAGTTAA
- a CDS encoding thymidine kinase, whose amino-acid sequence MLFSEQNFRRRGEFSGSIEVVCGSMFSGKTEELIRRLKRAQIAKLNVEIFKPRTDTRYHETAVVSHDLNSINSTPVDSASAILLLGTNTQVVGIDEAQFFDDELPDVCNKLALRGIRVIVAGLDMDFTGKPFGPMPALMAIAEHVTKVNAVCVCCGNPALYSYRTAADEATVLLGEKESYEPRCRACYNLGKG is encoded by the coding sequence ATGTTATTTAGCGAACAAAATTTTAGGAGAAGAGGCGAATTTTCGGGAAGTATAGAAGTGGTATGTGGCTCTATGTTTTCTGGTAAAACCGAAGAGTTGATCAGAAGGTTAAAAAGAGCGCAGATTGCTAAATTGAATGTCGAAATTTTTAAACCCCGCACCGATACCCGTTACCACGAAACCGCAGTGGTATCGCACGATCTGAATTCAATCAATTCTACCCCGGTTGATAGTGCATCAGCTATTTTATTGTTGGGCACCAATACGCAAGTTGTAGGGATAGATGAGGCACAGTTTTTCGACGATGAATTGCCTGATGTTTGTAACAAACTGGCCCTTAGGGGTATCCGTGTGATTGTAGCAGGATTGGATATGGATTTTACAGGCAAACCTTTCGGTCCGATGCCGGCTTTGATGGCCATTGCCGAACATGTAACCAAAGTAAATGCTGTTTGTGTTTGCTGTGGCAACCCGGCACTTTACAGCTACCGTACCGCTGCTGATGAAGCGACTGTTTTATTGGGCGAAAAGGAAAGTTATGAACCACGGTGCAGGGCCTGTTATAATTTGGGTAAAGGATAG
- the rodA gene encoding rod shape-determining protein RodA has translation MQQQGNRFFFNVDWITVLIYIALCAVGFINVYASIYNPDKAAGFDFASSYGKQLIYVITGLILGLSILLFDGRLFNVFAPFIYGATLFLLVVVLFVGRNVGGNQAWIPIGSFRLQPSEFAKFGTALLLARYVSTFNPKFRDFKSIVIAGLIVLAPLLLIMLQPDTGSALVFLAFMFPLYREGLSGYFLLIFLGMIVLFVADFLVPTYVLILILTTIGGLFIYNNRRKQKIIISTVLVTMIAIAYLFVVKIAYEKVLAPHQRSRIELMLGLKADNKGAGYNVIQSQIAIGSGQATGRGFLQGTQTKYGYVPAQSTDFIFSTIGEEWGFMGCSVVIGLYMFLLLRLINLAERQRSTFSRVYGYSVACILFFHVFINIGMTIGIIPVIGIPLPFISYGGSSLWSFTILLFIFLKLDSNRMGFI, from the coding sequence ATGCAGCAACAGGGAAACCGTTTCTTTTTTAATGTAGATTGGATTACTGTTCTAATCTATATTGCTTTATGCGCAGTTGGTTTTATCAATGTTTATGCTTCTATCTACAATCCGGATAAAGCAGCAGGATTTGATTTTGCGAGCAGTTACGGTAAACAGTTGATTTATGTAATTACCGGGCTGATATTGGGTTTATCCATCTTATTGTTCGATGGAAGATTATTTAACGTATTTGCGCCCTTTATTTACGGTGCTACCCTCTTTTTACTCGTTGTGGTATTATTTGTTGGCCGAAATGTAGGAGGAAACCAGGCCTGGATCCCTATTGGTTCCTTTAGGCTGCAACCTTCAGAATTTGCCAAATTTGGTACGGCCTTGCTCCTGGCGAGGTATGTAAGCACGTTTAACCCCAAATTCAGGGATTTTAAATCAATTGTAATTGCCGGGCTTATTGTACTGGCCCCACTTTTATTAATCATGTTACAACCCGATACAGGTTCTGCATTGGTGTTCCTAGCCTTTATGTTCCCTTTATACCGTGAGGGTTTATCAGGTTATTTTCTTTTAATTTTCTTAGGAATGATTGTACTTTTTGTTGCCGATTTCCTGGTGCCAACTTATGTATTAATCCTTATCCTCACTACTATTGGCGGACTTTTCATTTATAATAACAGGAGGAAACAAAAAATCATCATCTCTACCGTACTGGTAACGATGATTGCCATTGCTTATCTTTTTGTGGTTAAAATTGCGTACGAGAAAGTTTTAGCGCCACATCAGCGTAGTCGTATCGAATTAATGTTGGGCCTTAAAGCCGATAACAAAGGTGCGGGTTATAATGTAATCCAATCGCAAATTGCCATTGGTTCGGGGCAGGCAACCGGTCGTGGTTTTTTACAGGGTACCCAAACTAAATATGGTTACGTACCCGCCCAAAGTACCGATTTTATCTTCTCTACCATTGGTGAAGAATGGGGTTTTATGGGATGTTCAGTTGTAATCGGCTTATACATGTTCCTCTTGCTTCGGTTAATCAACCTGGCAGAACGGCAGCGATCTACCTTCTCGAGGGTTTACGGTTATAGTGTAGCCTGTATCCTGTTTTTTCACGTATTTATCAATATCGGGATGACGATCGGGATTATTCCGGTAATAGGGATTCCACTACCATTCATCAGCTATGGCGGATCGTCATTATGGAGTTTTACAATCCTGCTGTTTATCTTTTTAAAGCTGGATTCTAACCGGATGGGGTTTATTTAA
- a CDS encoding SDR family oxidoreductase: protein MSEVNLADICIVNIKNNIVSILGCGWFGLALAKKLISLNYAVKGSTTSQEKLAILQAENIQPYLINFTADAIVAGEAFFEADTLFICIPPKRNSTELHDYPQKIKSILAAAKDKSKNVVLISSTSVYADENKAVNESSETNPDTDSGRIVLAAEQLFKVLYPENCTVIRFAGLIGPDRNPGRFFAGKSNVPNGLAPVNLIHQTDAVGIAVKILEKQAFGRTYNACAPNHPAKMDFYTNAAKSTGLAEPNFIAEKKDWKIVESLNVPEFLGYEFEVGI from the coding sequence TTGTCTGAAGTAAATTTAGCTGATATTTGTATCGTGAATATAAAAAACAATATCGTTTCTATTTTAGGTTGCGGCTGGTTTGGATTGGCTTTGGCCAAAAAGCTGATTAGTTTGAATTATGCTGTTAAAGGTTCAACAACCAGTCAGGAGAAATTAGCCATACTTCAGGCTGAAAATATACAACCTTATTTAATCAATTTTACTGCAGATGCAATTGTAGCCGGGGAAGCGTTTTTTGAAGCGGACACCTTATTTATCTGTATTCCACCAAAGCGGAATTCTACTGAGCTTCATGATTATCCCCAAAAGATCAAATCAATTTTAGCAGCTGCGAAAGATAAATCGAAAAATGTGGTGCTGATTAGCTCAACCAGTGTTTATGCAGATGAAAATAAAGCGGTAAATGAAAGCAGTGAAACCAATCCAGACACCGATTCGGGAAGAATTGTTTTAGCTGCAGAGCAGCTTTTTAAAGTATTATATCCTGAAAATTGCACAGTAATCCGCTTTGCAGGTTTAATTGGCCCCGACCGTAACCCTGGAAGATTTTTTGCCGGAAAAAGCAATGTACCGAATGGCCTGGCTCCTGTAAATTTGATCCATCAAACCGATGCGGTAGGTATTGCGGTTAAAATATTAGAGAAACAAGCCTTTGGCAGAACTTACAATGCCTGTGCTCCAAATCATCCTGCAAAAATGGACTTTTACACCAATGCGGCTAAATCTACCGGCCTTGCTGAGCCCAACTTTATTGCAGAAAAGAAGGATTGGAAAATTGTAGAAAGTTTGAATGTGCCTGAATTTCTGGGTTATGAGTTTGAGGTAGGGATTTAG